A genomic window from Brassica oleracea var. oleracea cultivar TO1000 chromosome C8, BOL, whole genome shotgun sequence includes:
- the LOC106308018 gene encoding uncharacterized protein LOC106308018 isoform X2 produces MTTIETGPKTTQKPSPPSTLKQPSFKRWGRRHPFVRYGLPMISLTVFGALGLSQLLQGSKDIAKVKDDQEWEIIETRKALSRTGPVDAYKPKNTSIEDELKAMQGKVDINSYEYKKIPKLNEGKSS; encoded by the exons ATGACAACAATTGAAACAGGTCCAAAAACTACTCAAAAGCCATCTCCTCCTTCTACTCTCAAGCAGCCATCGTTTAAAAGGTGGGGAAGGAGACACCCTTTTGTACGATACGGACTTCCCATGATCTCTCTCACTGTTTTTGGAGCCCTTGGACTCAGCCAACTCCTCCAAGGCAG TAAGGACATCGCAAAGGTGAAAGACGACCAGGAATGGGAGATTATTGAGACCAGAAAGGCTCTTTCTAGAACAGGGCCTGTCGATGCTTACAAACCTAAAAACACTTCCATCGAAGACGAGCTCAAG GCTATGCAAGGGAAGGTGGACATAAACTCGTACGAGTACAAGAAAATTCCAAAGCTAAACGAAGGCAAGTCCAGTTAA
- the LOC106308018 gene encoding uncharacterized protein LOC106308018 isoform X1 — protein MTTIETGPKTTQKPSPPSTLKQPSFKRWGRRHPFVRYGLPMISLTVFGALGLSQLLQGSKDIAKVKDDQEWEIIETRKALSRTGPVDAYKPKNTSIEDELKAMQGKVDINSYEYKKIPKLNEGYCISSCYFIMNISKKTNFFYSI, from the exons ATGACAACAATTGAAACAGGTCCAAAAACTACTCAAAAGCCATCTCCTCCTTCTACTCTCAAGCAGCCATCGTTTAAAAGGTGGGGAAGGAGACACCCTTTTGTACGATACGGACTTCCCATGATCTCTCTCACTGTTTTTGGAGCCCTTGGACTCAGCCAACTCCTCCAAGGCAG TAAGGACATCGCAAAGGTGAAAGACGACCAGGAATGGGAGATTATTGAGACCAGAAAGGCTCTTTCTAGAACAGGGCCTGTCGATGCTTACAAACCTAAAAACACTTCCATCGAAGACGAGCTCAAG GCTATGCAAGGGAAGGTGGACATAAACTCGTACGAGTACAAGAAAATTCCAAAGCTAAACGAAG GGTATTGTATAAGCTCGTGCTACTTCATAATGAATATATCAAAGAAGACTAATTTTTTTTATAGTATTTGA
- the LOC106310157 gene encoding actin-related protein 4-like, which yields MFGGDEVSAIVFALDSYTCKAGYTGKDAPKGRVFPSVVWAVDGVVAMDMDVDVDSSKTNSNSKDSKSEKEKGKRNLYVGSQALNYRKDHMEILSPIKDGIVSDWDLETDGRRSGVVLEMAEEEDATEKRS from the exons ATGTTCGGCGGAG ATGAAGTGTCAGCTATAGTGTTTGCCTTGGATTCGTACACTTGCAAGGCTGGCTACACCGGCAAAGATGCTCCCAAAGGCCGTGTTTTCCCTTCC GTTGTTTGGGCAGTAGATGGAGTAGTGGCAATGGATATGGATGTCGATGTTGATTCTTCAAAGACAAATTCAAATTCCAAGGATTCAAAGTCTGAAAAGGAGAAGGGTAAACGTAATCTCTATGTGGGATCTCAAGCCTTGAATTACCGCAAGGATCATATGGAG ATCTTGTCACCTATCAAAGATGGTATTGTTTCTGATTGGGATTTGGAGACTGACGGAAGAAGAAGCGGAGTGGTGTTGGAGATGGCCGAGGAAGAAGACGCGACGGAAAAAAGAAGCTGA